The Parashewanella tropica genome window below encodes:
- a CDS encoding L-threonylcarbamoyladenylate synthase, giving the protein MSQFFYIHEENPQPRLISQAVNILKQGGVIAYPTDSGYALGCLIGNKDAMTRITRIRKIEHDHHFSLMVRDMSELATYARVDNQAFRLLKSCTPGPYTFIFKATKEVPRRLQSEKKKTIGIRVPSNVIALALLEELDEPLMSTSLVMPNEDYAESDPENIRDMLEHQVDCIIHGGYLAQNPTSVIDMSDGIEVIREGVGDISIFQ; this is encoded by the coding sequence ATGAGCCAATTTTTTTATATTCATGAGGAAAATCCGCAACCTCGCTTAATTAGCCAAGCGGTCAATATCTTAAAGCAAGGTGGGGTTATTGCCTATCCAACTGATTCTGGTTATGCCCTTGGGTGTTTGATTGGCAACAAAGATGCCATGACACGTATTACTCGGATTCGTAAAATTGAGCATGACCATCACTTCTCTTTAATGGTCCGTGATATGTCTGAGCTTGCTACATATGCAAGAGTTGATAATCAAGCATTTCGCTTATTGAAATCTTGCACTCCAGGCCCTTATACATTTATTTTTAAAGCCACTAAAGAAGTACCAAGGCGTTTACAGTCTGAGAAGAAAAAGACGATTGGTATTAGAGTGCCAAGCAATGTGATTGCACTTGCTTTGTTAGAAGAACTTGATGAGCCTTTAATGTCTACAAGTTTAGTTATGCCTAATGAAGATTATGCAGAATCAGATCCTGAGAATATTAGAGATATGCTTGAACATCAGGTTGACTGCATTATCCATGGTGGTTATTTGGCTCAAAATCCGACATCTGTTATAGACATGTCTGATGGCATTGAAGTGATACGTGAAGGTGTAGGGGATATTAGTATTTTTCAATAG
- a CDS encoding segregation and condensation protein A, whose protein sequence is MQVTQQSLPLAVVRGKSFDEMPADLFIPPEALEVFLEAFEGPLDLLLYLIRKQKLDIVDLPIHEITSQYLEYIELLTDARIELAADYLVMAATLAEIKSRLLLPKPELDDGEEEDPRALLIRQLKAYETIKQASSDIDELPRLERDIFTSSLEPESEVEIKQVPPEVSLTELARAFAEVLKRVEANEHHHVQKEVLSTRERMVEILGKLSTERYTQFQELFHVEEGRAGVIVSFLAIMELVKELLVELVQTEPLSTIYVKAY, encoded by the coding sequence ATGCAGGTAACTCAACAGAGTTTGCCCTTGGCAGTTGTTCGAGGGAAAAGTTTTGATGAAATGCCAGCAGATTTATTTATTCCTCCTGAAGCACTGGAAGTTTTTTTAGAGGCTTTTGAGGGGCCTTTAGATCTACTTTTATACTTAATCCGAAAACAAAAGCTGGATATTGTTGATCTTCCTATACATGAGATCACATCGCAATACCTAGAATACATAGAGTTACTCACAGACGCCCGTATTGAATTAGCTGCTGATTATTTAGTTATGGCTGCAACGCTTGCAGAGATCAAATCAAGGTTACTATTACCTAAACCTGAATTGGATGATGGGGAAGAGGAAGATCCTAGAGCTTTATTGATTCGTCAGTTAAAAGCCTATGAAACCATTAAGCAGGCGTCTAGTGATATAGATGAGTTACCGAGGTTAGAACGAGATATATTTACTTCAAGTCTTGAGCCTGAGAGTGAGGTGGAGATTAAACAGGTTCCTCCCGAGGTATCATTAACAGAGTTAGCCAGAGCATTTGCTGAAGTGTTAAAGCGTGTAGAGGCTAATGAACATCATCATGTTCAAAAAGAGGTCTTATCGACACGGGAACGTATGGTTGAAATCCTTGGAAAACTGAGCACTGAGCGCTATACACAATTTCAAGAGTTGTTTCATGTTGAAGAAGGTCGTGCTGGAGTTATTGTTAGCTTTTTAGCCATTATGGAACTAGTAAAAGAGTTGTTAGTTGAGCTGGTTCAAACTGAGCCCTTATCCACAATTTATGTCAAAGCATACTAG
- the rnm gene encoding RNase RNM produces the protein MENQDTLIDLHAHTTASDGQLTPTELIDRAVKNQVNIFSITDHDTVAGLAEAHAHIAKNNLPIELINGVEISTNWENHDIHVVGLNIDPECFELDTFLSKQRNLRNERAIEIGRRLEKSGVVGAYDGAKSYAGNAALSRGHYARWLVDNGYAKCVGSVFKKYMSKGKTGYVPNNWQSIENAIEIIHLAGGQAVLAHPSGYKFSPKWLKRLVREFKEAGGDAIEVVLGQQSLNDRANLIALSHQNQLMASLGSDFHFPGGWLDLGKNMYQPKGVNWIWESEKWKSSIA, from the coding sequence ATGGAAAATCAAGATACCCTTATCGATTTACACGCTCATACAACCGCTTCTGATGGACAATTAACTCCTACTGAATTGATTGATAGAGCAGTTAAGAATCAAGTAAATATTTTTAGTATTACAGACCATGATACAGTTGCAGGCCTTGCGGAGGCTCATGCACATATTGCTAAGAATAACCTGCCAATAGAGTTAATTAATGGTGTAGAAATTTCTACTAATTGGGAGAATCACGATATCCACGTTGTTGGATTGAATATTGACCCAGAATGTTTTGAACTTGATACTTTTCTAAGTAAACAACGTAATTTGAGAAATGAGCGAGCCATTGAAATTGGGCGAAGACTTGAAAAATCAGGTGTGGTTGGAGCTTATGACGGTGCTAAATCCTATGCAGGAAATGCAGCGCTAAGTCGCGGCCATTATGCGAGATGGCTTGTAGATAATGGTTATGCTAAATGCGTAGGTAGTGTATTTAAAAAATACATGTCGAAAGGGAAAACAGGTTACGTTCCTAACAATTGGCAAAGCATAGAAAATGCCATTGAAATAATTCATTTAGCAGGAGGTCAGGCCGTTTTGGCACACCCAAGTGGCTATAAGTTTTCTCCTAAATGGTTAAAGCGTCTAGTACGAGAGTTTAAAGAAGCTGGAGGTGATGCGATTGAAGTCGTATTAGGGCAGCAGTCATTAAATGATAGAGCAAATTTAATTGCGTTGAGTCATCAAAATCAATTGATGGCCTCGCTTGGTAGTGATTTTCATTTCCCCGGTGGTTGGTTAGATCTTGGAAAGAATATGTATCAACCCAAGGGTGTTAATTGGATTTGGGAATCAGAAAAGTGGAAGAGCAGCATAGCATGA
- the rluB gene encoding 23S rRNA pseudouridine(2605) synthase RluB, with protein sequence MSEKLQKVLARAGHGSRREMEAWIAAGRVSIDGEIATIGDRVESDAKVRIDGRAVSIKSSEDVICRVLAYHKPEGEICSRKDPEGRTTVFERLPKVRDGRWVAVGRLDINTSGLLLFTSDGELANRLMHPSHEVEREYAVRTFGEVTDANIQHLRMGVMLEDGPANFDKVKAAGGEGINQWWHVTLKEGRNREVRRLWESQDVQVSRLIRVRYGMIELPKSLPRGGWVELPLEQVNYLRQMAGLVPENRTFLGTDKHSTDRAKKVKSAKIRRAVRKHSTVSNARKKPSRQRG encoded by the coding sequence ATGAGTGAAAAATTGCAGAAAGTCTTGGCCCGTGCAGGCCATGGCTCCCGTCGTGAGATGGAGGCATGGATTGCTGCAGGTCGAGTTAGTATTGACGGAGAAATCGCTACAATTGGTGATCGTGTAGAATCTGATGCAAAAGTTAGAATTGATGGGCGAGCGGTTTCTATCAAGTCATCTGAAGACGTGATTTGTCGAGTTCTTGCTTATCATAAACCTGAAGGGGAAATTTGTAGCCGTAAAGATCCTGAAGGCCGTACCACTGTTTTTGAGCGTTTACCTAAAGTTCGAGATGGGCGTTGGGTTGCAGTAGGCCGATTAGATATTAACACTTCAGGTTTATTGCTATTTACCTCAGACGGTGAACTTGCAAACCGTTTAATGCATCCATCTCATGAAGTTGAGCGTGAATATGCGGTGAGAACCTTTGGCGAAGTTACAGATGCTAATATTCAACACCTGAGAATGGGAGTGATGTTAGAAGATGGCCCTGCTAATTTCGATAAAGTAAAAGCCGCTGGTGGTGAAGGCATTAACCAATGGTGGCATGTTACCTTAAAAGAAGGTCGCAATCGTGAAGTCAGACGTTTGTGGGAGTCTCAAGACGTACAAGTTAGCCGTTTGATACGGGTGCGTTATGGCATGATTGAACTGCCTAAAAGCCTTCCTCGAGGTGGTTGGGTAGAATTACCACTTGAGCAGGTCAATTATCTTAGACAAATGGCTGGTTTAGTACCAGAAAATCGCACTTTCTTAGGTACAGATAAACACAGTACAGATAGAGCTAAAAAAGTGAAAAGTGCAAAAATTCGTCGAGCTGTTAGAAAACATAGTACTGTTTCAAACGCTCGGAAAAAGCCTTCGAGACAGAGGGGATAG
- the scpB gene encoding SMC-Scp complex subunit ScpB, with protein MKINAIQLKQLIEASLFVSSKPQTLTQLKENVLSDFVVSRDKIKIALTELQQDYQERGIQLVQVAGGFRFQTAEFLSPMLQTIWEKKSPKSPKYSKATLETLAVIAYQQPVTRGDIEKVRGVTVNSHIMKTLTDRHWIKTVGHREVPGRPALYATTTEFLSYFGLSSLTELPALSDPESLQALFNPKISVPETKEESTNE; from the coding sequence ATGAAGATCAATGCGATACAACTTAAACAACTTATTGAAGCGAGTCTTTTTGTCAGCTCTAAACCTCAAACTCTGACACAACTGAAAGAAAATGTGCTGTCTGATTTTGTTGTGTCCCGAGATAAAATTAAAATAGCTCTTACTGAATTACAGCAAGATTATCAAGAAAGAGGAATCCAACTGGTTCAAGTTGCTGGTGGTTTCCGATTTCAAACGGCTGAGTTTCTTAGCCCAATGTTGCAAACAATATGGGAGAAAAAATCTCCTAAATCTCCTAAATATTCTAAAGCAACACTTGAGACATTAGCGGTTATCGCTTATCAACAACCCGTTACTCGTGGAGATATCGAGAAGGTTAGGGGCGTTACGGTTAATAGTCACATTATGAAAACACTTACGGATAGGCATTGGATTAAAACAGTAGGTCACAGAGAAGTGCCGGGGCGTCCTGCATTGTACGCAACAACTACTGAGTTTTTATCTTATTTTGGGCTTAGCAGCTTAACTGAGTTACCCGCTTTATCCGATCCTGAATCATTACAGGCATTGTTTAATCCAAAAATTAGCGTGCCTGAAACAAAAGAAGAGTCAACTAATGAGTGA